From the genome of Pelobates fuscus isolate aPelFus1 chromosome 6, aPelFus1.pri, whole genome shotgun sequence, one region includes:
- the LCORL gene encoding ligand-dependent nuclear receptor corepressor-like protein isoform X3 produces MAAQCRSPRCTAERKGFRRELDSWRHRLIHCVGFESILEGLYGPGLRRDLSLFDDCEPEELVDWCVDDKCSLCNLRKDIVTDCPISDSAQSTPTEELISQGQFNTENIECQAENYLNALFQKKDLPQNCDPNIPLVAQELLKKMIRQFAVEYVSKSRKILQGNHEPLSDTPITFNGIQVNQTEDLFLEEQDGPLDLTVTRIEENNFQDEGVLDLSLKSNCNGHEKNGKIKNSRNGRLQGDSEDYLDRSPEFADGLLSKALKDINLGTLDVNKAAILYGIPQKTLLLHLKALSTGKPACLKNTAQKCNDGYLFKDNTETCAVLQKVALWARAQAEHTEKNKLNLLETSELKLPTASSYLHQLTLQRMVAQFKEKKEGFHCEPSIPPVQLKIPQVRVSSVPKPQPEPSGLLDVMYQVTKTSAVLEGSSPQKLKNILPKQNKVECSGTITRSNVDSYVLHGDISPLCLNSKNGTGDLSSDLDDDRKDKQPRRKRGRYRQYDHEIMEEAIAMVLSGKMSVSKAQGIYGVPHSTLEYKVKERSGTLKNPPKKKLRLAESDIYSVVNSGTGNSRDDKHM; encoded by the exons GTTTCGAGAGCATCTTAGAAGGGCTGTATGGACCAGGATTACGTAGAGACCTCAGTTTGTTTGATG ATTGTGAACCTGAAGAACTAGTCGATTGGTGTGTAGATGATAAATGTTCATTATGTAACCTTCGTAAAGATATAGTCACC gaTTGTCCAATATCTGATTCTGCGCAGTCCACACCTACAGAGGAACTGATATCTCAGGGCCAGTTCAACACAGAAAATATTGAATGCCAAGCTGAAAATTACTTAAATGCACTCTTTcaaaagaaag atCTTCCTCAGAACTGTGATCCTAACATTCCACTTGTAGCTCAGGAACTATTGAAAAAAATGATACGTCAGTTTGCAGTTGAATATGTTTCAAAAAGTCGAAAGATTCTTCAAGGAAACCATGAACCTTTGTCGGACACTCCCATTACTTTCAATGGTATTCAAGTGAATCAAACAGAAGACTTATTTCTCGAAGAACAAGATGGGCCCCTAGACCTCACTGTAACTCGAATCGAAGAAAATAATTTTCAGGATG AAGGTGTGTTGGACCTCTCTCTAAAAAGCAACTGTAATGGACATGAAAAGAATGGAAAGATAAAAAATTCAAGGAATGG GAGACTACAGGGAGACAGCGAAGATTATTTGGACCGAAGTCCTGAGTTTGCAGACGGTTTGCTTTCAAAAGCATTGAAAGATATTAATTTGGGCACACTGGACGTTAATAAAGCAGCCATACTTTATGGCATACCTCAGAAAACTTTACTACTTCACTTAAAAGCCTTATCAACAGGCAAACCTGCCTGTTTAAAAAACACAGCTCAAAAATGTAATGATGGGTATTTATTCAAAGACAATACAGAAACTTGTGCTGTCCTGCAGAAAGTGGCCCTTTGGGCAAGGGCTCAAGCAGagcacacagaaaaaaataaactcaaCCTACTTGAAACCTCTGAACTGAAACTACCAACAGCTTCCAGTTACCTCCATCAGTTAACTTTACAGAGAATGGTTGCtcagtttaaagaaaaaaaagaaggctTTCATTGCGAACCTTCAATTCCTCCTGTACAGTTAAAAATTCCTCAGGTACGTGTTAGCTCTGTGCCCAAACCGCAGCCGGAGCCTTCTGGTCTTCTGGATGTCATGTATCAAGTTACTAAAACCTCCGCAGTCTTGGAAGGTTCTTCTCCTCAGAAACTTAAAAACATACTCCCTAAGCAAAACAAGGTTGAATGTTCCGGAACTATAACCCGCTCAAATGTTGATTCTTACGTTCTACATGGAGATATTTCTCCTTTATGTCTTAATTCAAAGAACGGAACAGGTGACCTATCTTCTGATCTAGATGATGACCGGAAAGATAAGCAACCAAGAAGAAAACGTGGCAGATATAGGCAGTACGATCATGAAATTATGGAAGAAGCAATTGCTATGGTGTTGAGTGGAAAAATGAGTGTTTCCAAAGCACAAGGAATTTATGGAGTACCTCACAGCACTTTAGAATACAAGGTCAAAGAGAGATCCGGAACATTGAAGAACCCACCTAAGAAAAAGCTTCGTTTAGCGGAATCCGATATATACAGTGTTGTAAATTCAGGAACTGGCAACTCCAGAGATGACAAGCATATGTAG